A window of Magnolia sinica isolate HGM2019 chromosome 13, MsV1, whole genome shotgun sequence genomic DNA:
CATTTTAGGGACATTAGTCAGTCGCTAAATCCTACCACTTTTAACCACCACAATTTCGATAAAAAAGTTGGGCGGGATGAACATTTTCATTATCGACGGACTAAGTTGTCGTTAAACGAAGACTTTTTACGACAGACCAAATCCATCATAAAAGCCATCACAAATTCGAGTTTTTCAATAGTGAGTCATGTAAGTGCACCCAACgttgcacacttgtttgtcaatcacgtgactagttgtgtcttgtagtcagatgagttcttggcaaataaAGACTAGCAacgcaactggatcagaagcatcgaAGCCATATTGAAGACAAAGGACTGCTTATACGATcttaaccttgcaaatagatgatcccaactcaaatagaaaaacctacttaggtcatctactCAAAGCCAATTTCAAGTTTatagttgtgtcttgtagtcagatgagttcttggcaaatgaagactagcgacgcaactggatcagaagcatcgaAGCCATATTGAAGACAAGGGACTACTTATACGATcttaaccttgcaaatagatgatcccaacccaaatagaaaAATCTATTTAAGTCATCTACTCAAAGCCAATTCCAAGTTCATAGTTTTTATCTTTTAGTCTTGGCTTTAGCAAGTCCCAAGTTTGTGAATGATTTATTGGGCAAAATATGAAAATCTGTCCACTATCGGTAGGATgaaggtgccaccgaatagcaccttcggtaccaccgaagataccttcggtgttaccgaagggGCTCAAAACAGTTCAGGAAGATTACAACGTTAATTTGGTGTCACCAACTGGATATTTCGGTGATACCCACTGTCACTGATTAAAAAAGTACGCTGCCACTATAAGGGACTGTTTTCAGTTAGCAACTTGGAAAATTATTTCGGTACTACCGAAAGATATTTTGGTACCACTGAAgcaagttcgatgatatcgaaattagCTTCagtagcaccgtaaactagccattttttaTCTGTTTAAACTTTTTATTTATAAAAGCGGCTTGTAGAAACTTACAAAATTAGTGGAAATAGGTACCATAGAGTCTTTAATGTATctcaagcttatcctagcccatttagactcttatccatatgagtttcatgttttcttcattgtgatctttcattcttatgagcattcaaagcttctattaatgaagaacatgaactcgtgcatTCTCTAAAGTACAAAAGTTAAACCAATAGGAAAACCCTTTGccttttgatactctagagcatccattggTTAAATCCCTTagaaaatccactcattatcctagagaGGAGATTCACCAACTCACATTAcattggtcacctttataggtacatctgatgtaaggttcttgatcgtgaagccaAACCAAACAGGTAAATCCAAACTACGCGATCGGGAGAGCATCCGGGAAGCTGATTCGAGCACGAGAGCATGAAGATCAAGCATCCCAAGACGAGCTATAAAAGAGAACTCTATCTGATaagtaagtgtcatagttaagagttcaaagtttagtctctttccttgtgtaggattaaggctaagagtttgctatcaataaACTCGTTTCGATTCCTTATTTGGGACCTTGGCTTGTAGGCATAAACGTAGgtgtcttgtgtgggaccttggccggtgggcctaaatggaggtgccttgtgtgggactttggccggtgggcctaaacgtatatgcctagtgtgggaccttagccgatGGACCTAAACGTGGgctcttagtgtaggacctttgctcttgtgtagagtATAAATTTATGTCCTTAGTTTAGGACTGTAAAGATtattggtgaacctgtttaaaactaTTAATAGTAAAACCTGTTGCACTTTGGGGTCGAGTGTGAatgtcaggagtggagtagacacgtagccgaaccactataaatgcttgtatttgaaattgtcatttgcgcatctgtttaatcataCTTATATACGCTTAAATATTTTAACTTTTCATACATAATTGAATGAATGCTAtgaattgataggaagcacattccacacataaGCTCACAACACTAAGATATTTGTTATATTCTACATCTTTAATATCCTTTGTGATTTGGAACCTCTaactggcttagaagccattagagttatattgcctaatttgctttaaattgaatgattatttaagttagacAATCAAGACTTTAACTAgacaaaaataattgaaaaatctTATTGCACCCCCCTCTATGACCTTAACTCAAATTTCTTCTTCAGTATCAGTAGTATAAATCGCAATTTCAAGCCACGGTGGGCAAGACAGTTGTAAGAGATTCTCGTCCGTTAAAGCCACTTGGTATGAACTAATTTAAAACTGGGGCGGTCTACCCACCAGGCCGTTCTCCAGTGGTCAATCTTTTAACTGGTCACTGCCATGATGACTAGACCGGCCGTGTTTTTGGGTCACGACATAAAaacagtgaggcccacttgatgtctaCAGTCTACAGGTCACACCTGCCACATGTGCTGAATGAAAATATAgtgttcttcttctattttttatGTAGCTAAAATATACAGCTCTGATCCAACGTGAGTTCTTCATACCTTATTACAGTGTGGATTTACAGGTCCAAGTCGGCCCAACTAAGATCACGGTTGACCGTTGGATGGGGGGGTTCCAATTTTATTGTTGTTGTCCACTCTGCGTGCGTAATTAGTTgtatttgacaaaaaaaaaaaaatgttgtatTTGACTATAAAAAATGATTATTTTGGGACCATATATATATACAGTGCTTCCTTCGATCCAGTGGCCTTTATTAATCATAAGTGGGACACTTGTAAACAATAATAGGATTAAGCTAAAAAGGAGTTTGTAGTGGAAAATAGCTCTAAATATAATGCAAAATCTAGATTACCTAGACGGAGGACACATAACATATATGAATGCATAATAGATTGGTGGAAAAATCAGGCCATTAGGGAACAAattcatagttctaaaactcgatgACTCTTGTTGAAGCTCAGCTGAGTCAAGTCGACTCAACCAGAAATCGAGCCGAGTCATCATGAAGCTCTCTAAAGAGTTTGAGTCAGTTCAGCCTTTGACTCGTCGAGTTGGTTCATGCACTCAGTTGACTCAAcatgactcaaaccgagtcgcTTGCTTGAACTCAGCCTCCACCGCGCGCTGACAGAGTACGGCTACCAACTAAACAAGACGGTCCTGCTAATTTTCAAGTagaaattttttatatttatccTATTCTAAGGACCGGATGATGATCCTAAGCACCACAACTTAAGGCTGGATTAGAGGTCTGGTGTATAGTGACCACCGTTTATCACCATAGTCTTGTCCATGGAAGAAACCTCGGAATACCAAAATTCAATAGTAGCGGTGGAAATATCAATTTTAAGGAGTGTATTCTATACTTAGTGAGGGCGCGTTTGGTTGCACCCAATTTCGTGATATTTGGAGCAACCAAATGCAGCCTGAATAAATGGGCAGTTTAAACAAGGTCATAAAAATGATCTAATTTTATTAACAAATCTGACTAAAAACATGTATGTTTTATGGGACTGTAAAACAGAAATGAATCACTCAAGGCCCCCACAGATGGGCCACTgtactaaataaaataaaaatatacaagACAAAAAATTCAGCCTGTCATGGCAATGACTCATCTAAAGGAAGAAGGCGGAGAAGATGGCGGCAACAACACCTGCAGTGCCAAAGCCGGCGACAAAAGACGGGGCAGTGTTTGGGGGTGTGGAGTCGCCtgatgtgggtggtggtgaagGGTCGCCGGCTGAGACGGTGGGGGGTGTTGCTGGGATTGTTGGGGTGGCAGTGCTCGAGGAGACAACGTTGACGGTTAGCTTCTGTCCGGCCGAACAGTGCCCAGAGAATGTGCAGATGTAGTAGTGATTGCCGGCAGTGCTGAGAGTGATGTTTGCTGGGCTCGTTCTGATGATATTACCCTCGGAGGGTGCAGTGCAGGCATCGTACTGTGCCTTCGTCACCGTGGCAACATCGTGGCCTTGAGGGCTGAAATTGAAGGCTGCAAACAGCAAGCAACCCCACATCAGATGTATGTGAGATTTGTTCTAGCTAGTAATTTCAAGAGAGACATGAATTCGGACTGACTGTTATGATGAATTTTTATAGTCGGTTAGTTGGGCCATATGCATGGATGATTGGAACCGTTCAATGGCAGGTCCCACCATGGCCAAGTATGATATGCAAGAGTCGTTActacccatttgatgtattgattgATAAAAGCGTAGAATGTTTAAATGTTATGATGAATAGGTAATAATGACGATGAATTCTCTTACTGAGGTTCATCGATCCAAACGGATCCAAATTTTAGAAAAGACCCATCATAACAACAGTGCCTTTCGCTACGTACAATCTTCGCAGAGGCAAAGAGAATCACGAAGAAAAAGATGGATAAAactaagagggagagagagagagagtctactTACAGAGAATGTCGCCAACGACGAACGTCTTGCCGCCGGCCAATTGGGGTAGAATTGAGCACCTCCTGAGGGGATCGTCCATCCGGTGGTGTCACCAACCGTGTAGGTCGCCGCAGCAGTGCACTGAAGTAAAGCTGCTACAACGACAACTACAATCAatcccatgcaagaagaagaag
This region includes:
- the LOC131223117 gene encoding umecyanin-like isoform X5 encodes the protein MDDPLRRCSILPQLAGGKTFVVGDILSFNFSPQGHDVATVTKAQYDACTAPSEGNIIRTSPANITLSTAGNHYYICTFSGHCSAGQKLTVNVVSSSTATPTIPATPPTVSAGDPSPPPTSGDSTPPNTAPSFVAGFGTAGVVAAIFSAFFL
- the LOC131223117 gene encoding umecyanin-like isoform X3; this translates as MASSSSSFMGLIVVVVVAALLQCTAAATYTVGDTTGWTIPSGGAQFYPNWAGGKTFVVGDVLSFNFSPQGHDVATVTKAQYDACTAPSEGNIIRTSPANITLSTAGNHYYICTFSGHCSAGQKLTVNVVSSSTATPTIPATPPTVSAGDPSPPPTSGDSTPPNTAPSFVAGFGTAGVVAAIFSAFFL